Proteins encoded by one window of Mycolicibacterium sp. ND9-15:
- the rplB gene encoding 50S ribosomal protein L2 — MAIRKYKPTTPGRRGASVSDFAEITRDHPEKSLVRPLHGKGGRNAHGRITTRHKGGGHKRAYRVIDFRRHDKDGVNAKVAHIEYDPNRTANIALLHYFDGEKRYIIAPEGIKQGTVVESGPNADIKPGNNLPLRNIPAGTLVHAVELRPGGGAKLARSAGSSIQLLGKEGTYASLRMPSGEIRRVDVRCRATVGEVGNAEQANINWGKAGRMRWKGKRPTVRGVVMNPVDHPHGGGEGKTSGGRHPVSPWGKPEGRTRKPNKTSNKLIVRRRRTGKKR; from the coding sequence ATGGCAATTCGCAAGTACAAGCCGACGACCCCCGGTCGCCGCGGTGCCAGCGTCTCCGACTTCGCTGAGATCACCCGCGACCATCCGGAGAAGTCGCTGGTTCGGCCGCTGCACGGCAAGGGCGGACGGAACGCGCACGGCCGCATCACCACCCGGCACAAGGGCGGCGGGCACAAGCGCGCCTACCGGGTGATCGACTTCCGGCGCCACGACAAGGACGGCGTCAACGCCAAGGTCGCGCACATCGAGTACGACCCGAACCGCACCGCGAACATCGCGCTGCTCCATTACTTCGACGGCGAGAAGCGCTACATCATCGCCCCCGAGGGAATCAAGCAGGGCACCGTCGTCGAGTCGGGTCCCAACGCTGACATCAAGCCGGGCAACAATCTGCCGCTGCGCAACATCCCGGCGGGCACGCTCGTTCACGCGGTGGAGTTGCGACCCGGTGGCGGTGCAAAACTCGCGCGCTCGGCCGGCTCCAGCATTCAGTTGCTGGGCAAGGAAGGCACTTACGCGTCGCTGCGTATGCCGTCGGGTGAGATCCGTCGCGTCGATGTGCGCTGCCGCGCCACGGTCGGGGAGGTGGGCAACGCCGAGCAGGCCAACATCAACTGGGGTAAAGCCGGCCGGATGCGGTGGAAGGGCAAGCGCCCCACGGTTCGTGGTGTCGTGATGAACCCGGTCGACCACCCGCACGGTGGCGGTGAGGGTAAGACCTCCGGTGGTCGCCATCCGGTCAGCCCGTGGGGTAAGCCCGAGGGCCGCACCCGTAAACCGAACAAGACGAGCAACAAGCTCATCGTCCGACGCCGGCGCACCGGCAAGAAGCGCTAG
- the rplW gene encoding 50S ribosomal protein L23, with the protein MATITDPRDIILSPVISEKSYGLIEDNVYTFIVHPDSNKTQIKIAVEKIFGVKVDSVNTANRQGKRKRTRTGYGKRKSTKRAIVTLAAGSKPIDLFGAPA; encoded by the coding sequence ATGGCGACCATCACTGACCCACGCGACATCATCCTGTCCCCGGTCATCTCCGAGAAGTCGTACGGGTTGATCGAGGACAACGTGTACACGTTCATCGTGCACCCCGACTCGAACAAGACGCAGATCAAGATCGCGGTCGAGAAGATCTTCGGCGTCAAGGTCGACTCGGTGAACACCGCGAACCGGCAGGGCAAGCGCAAGCGCACCCGCACCGGCTACGGGAAGCGCAAGAGCACCAAGCGAGCCATCGTCACGCTGGCCGCCGGCAGCAAGCCCATTGACCTGTTCGGAGCACCGGCTTGA
- the rplD gene encoding 50S ribosomal protein L4: MTLKVDVYTPGGTKDGSVELPAELFDVEANIALMHQVVTAQLAAARQGTHSTKTRAEVRGGGKKPYRQKGTGRARQGSTRAPQFAGGGIVHGPKPRDYSERTPKKMIRAALRGALSDRARNDRIHAVTEIVEGQTPSTKSAKAFLATLTDRRKLLVVIGRTDEVGAKSVRNLPGVHVLSPDQLNTYDVLNADDVVFSVEALTAYIGANTDQTEEEVSA, from the coding sequence ATGACTCTCAAAGTTGATGTTTACACCCCGGGCGGTACGAAGGACGGCTCGGTGGAGTTGCCCGCCGAGCTGTTTGACGTCGAGGCGAACATCGCGTTGATGCACCAGGTGGTGACGGCGCAGCTCGCGGCGGCGCGGCAGGGCACGCACTCGACAAAGACCCGCGCCGAGGTCCGTGGCGGCGGGAAGAAGCCGTACCGGCAGAAGGGCACTGGTCGCGCCCGTCAGGGCTCGACCCGGGCGCCGCAGTTCGCCGGCGGCGGCATCGTGCACGGTCCCAAGCCGCGCGACTACAGCGAGCGGACCCCGAAGAAGATGATCCGCGCCGCATTGCGCGGTGCGCTGTCGGACCGGGCGCGCAACGACCGGATTCACGCGGTCACCGAGATCGTGGAGGGTCAGACTCCCTCGACCAAGAGCGCCAAGGCGTTCCTGGCGACGTTGACCGACCGCCGCAAGCTGCTCGTGGTCATCGGCCGCACCGACGAGGTAGGCGCGAAGAGCGTGCGCAACCTGCCTGGAGTGCATGTGCTTTCGCCCGATCAGCTCAACACCTACGACGTGCTGAACGCCGACGACGTGGTGTTCAGCGTCGAGGCCCTGACTGCTTACATCGGCGCGAATACCGACCAGACCGAAGAGGAGGTGTCGGCCTGA
- the rplC gene encoding 50S ribosomal protein L3, which produces MARRGILGTKLGMTQVFDENNRVVPVTVVKAGPNVVTRIRTPERDGYSAVQLAYGEISPRKVNKPVTGQYSVAGVNPRRHLAELRLDDEAAAAEYEIGQELTAEIFADGTYVDVTGTSKGKGFAGTMKRHGFRGQGASHGAQAVHRRPGSIGGCATPGRVFKGTRMSGRMGNDRVTTQNLLVHKVDAENGVLLIKGAIPGRNGGLVMVRSAIKRGEK; this is translated from the coding sequence ATGGCTAGAAGAGGCATTCTGGGCACCAAGCTGGGCATGACGCAGGTGTTCGACGAGAACAACCGGGTCGTGCCGGTGACGGTCGTCAAGGCCGGGCCCAATGTCGTGACGCGCATCCGCACGCCGGAGCGCGACGGCTACAGCGCTGTGCAGTTGGCCTACGGCGAGATCAGCCCGCGCAAGGTCAACAAGCCTGTCACGGGCCAGTATTCGGTCGCCGGTGTCAATCCGCGTCGGCATCTGGCCGAGCTGCGGCTCGACGATGAGGCTGCCGCCGCCGAATACGAGATCGGCCAGGAGCTGACCGCCGAGATCTTCGCCGACGGCACCTACGTCGACGTGACGGGCACGAGCAAGGGCAAGGGTTTCGCCGGCACGATGAAGCGGCACGGCTTCCGCGGTCAGGGCGCCAGCCACGGTGCGCAAGCCGTGCACCGCCGTCCCGGCTCCATCGGCGGCTGCGCCACACCCGGTCGGGTGTTCAAGGGCACGCGCATGTCGGGCCGGATGGGCAACGACCGCGTGACGACGCAAAACCTGTTGGTGCACAAGGTGGATGCGGAGAACGGCGTGTTGTTGATCAAGGGCGCCATTCCCGGCCGCAACGGCGGGCTGGTGATGGTCCGCAGCGCGATCAAGCGAGGCGAAAAGTAA